The Alistipes finegoldii DSM 17242 DNA segment GAAGAAGTCCCGGAGATATTCTAACCAGTCCTTGTCGTCCATGCGCCTTGGGGAGAATTGAGAGAGCGCAGCTCTGAAGCGTTTTATGACACTTACTATTTTGTCGATCGCCTCGTCCGAATAGTCGCTTTGTATCGAAATGCTTTTTTGTTTGGTTATGAATATGTATGATTTGCTCGAGAGCCACCGCTTCCCATTGTACATGCGGTTTACAGTTTTCGAGAGGTAGTTGTCGTAGTGCGGTAGATCCTGCGGTGCATAATAGATAATATCCTGTTGGTGGAAAGTATATCCTTCGTCAAGATCTTTGATCGCAGCTTCCAGTTGCGTATACAACCGCATTCCGTCCCCCGAGCCGTCGTCTCTGAAATCAGCCTTTGAGAGTGTGTCGTATTCGGGCAGTGTCAGTATAAAGCCGACGGTTACGCTGCCATCTTTAGCTATGACATAGCCGTCGCCGATCCTGTATATGGGAATGATGTTTTCCAAGTTCGTCCGTGCCATGACTCATTCTTCAAAAAGGTCGCGTGTGTTGAAATCTCGTTGGGGTAAAATCGTAGTGATCTCTTCTTCGGTGCCGGTGATCTGCTGGATGATCCTTTTGTCATGCTTTATATCATCATCCGAAGAATGCAGCGTTGAGTCGTAATCGACCGGGATCATCGCCAGAATTCTGTCCAGTTTCGATATTATTTCGTCTTCGACCGGGGAGATTTCCTTGACGGCCATTTCAGGGATAGATTTGACTGGCTTTTTCCGATAGAAATATACTGCAATGTATAGCAAAGCGAGGACGATGATTATCAGGGCGATCTCGATCAGAAAAGAGTATTTGATATATGTGTCCATTTTATTTTCTGTGCGTAGTACGATTGGAGATAAGGTAGTCCTTCAGCATGTTGTTGCTGTCTGTGAGCAGAGATTTAATCGCCGTATGAGTAGGGTTCAACGGCCCGTCAGGATTGAAAAAGAGTGCAAAAATGTTATTTATAACATTTGTAATAGGTATCTCCCCGAGAATAGCTATCGCTCGTATCCGGTGCAGGTATTCTTCGCAGATCGGGTACGCTGTCCGCGAATTCTTGTAGTTCTGTCGGATGAGGATCTGCGTCGCGATTTTTTGCAGATCTAAAGCGGATTCGTAGTCATTCTGATTCTCTCTCTCCGGTTTGGGCATTGGTTCTGGGATAGACGCAGGTTTAGGTTCAGATGCTATTTCCTTCCCCATTGCGCTTTGGTCTTCTGTGGGGTCTTCGGGCACAATCAGCTCCGCAGATTCTGCCAGACCCTGTATACTCTGGTATTTGCGCCTACTTGCCATTTGTAATCTTGATTATTTCTGCCGCCATTTCTTGTAAATAGGGTTTGGCCACGGAGTAGGTGCCGAGGTTAAGGTTGACCTTGAGGGATGCAGGAATGACCGTGTTACAGTCGTTCAGGGGAGAGTAGGGAATCCTTGCTTGTAGGAATGGGATTCCGTAGTCGTTGGAGAGGCGCTTCTCTGTGGAATTTGTTTTCCGGAGCCGGGATACCTCGAACTTATTCCAAAGAATATATTTCGACTGAAAGTCGATCGGAAGTCCTTGCAGAGTTTTTAGAAAACATTCTGTGCCCAGTACATCACTCGGGTTAATCGAGGTGGGGATGAAGATGTGTTGTACTAATTGCAGAAATGCGCCGGTACCATCTTGTGTCAGGGTTCCGGGGAAGTCGATAAAAACATAGTCATATTCCTGAGACTGTATATTCTCCAATGCTCTGGATATTTGTGTGTCGTTTCCCAGATCGACGTATTGCATTTTGTAGGTTTTGAATCCTGCGTCGATGAGCAATGCGTAGCGGCGCTGAAACTGGCCGATCTCGGTCTTTTGTCCGAGATCCATCGCCAAGAACTCCGGAGAGGTTTCTTTGTATGACAGTTGCTCTATATCTCGTTTCCGCTTTGCCGTATTGGTTTGCTGGGGGTCGATATCGACGACCAGAACGTTAACTTGTTTGCCTGAGTGCAGTAGGTGCCACAGGATTATTTCGTTGGGTAAGATGTTGGTAAGGACGG contains these protein-coding regions:
- a CDS encoding ParA family protein, translated to MATDSKICAFMTQKGGAGKSVLTNILPNEIILWHLLHSGKQVNVLVVDIDPQQTNTAKRKRDIEQLSYKETSPEFLAMDLGQKTEIGQFQRRYALLIDAGFKTYKMQYVDLGNDTQISRALENIQSQEYDYVFIDFPGTLTQDGTGAFLQLVQHIFIPTSINPSDVLGTECFLKTLQGLPIDFQSKYILWNKFEVSRLRKTNSTEKRLSNDYGIPFLQARIPYSPLNDCNTVIPASLKVNLNLGTYSVAKPYLQEMAAEIIKITNGK